From a single Synechococcus sp. MW101C3 genomic region:
- the pds gene encoding 15-cis-phytoene desaturase translates to MRVAIAGAGLAGLSCAKYLCDAGHTPVLLEGRNVLGGKVAAWQDEDGDWYETGLHIFFGAYPNMLQLFAELGIEDRLQWKDHAMIFNQKEAPGTYSRFDFPDLPAPLNGVAAILGNNDMLTWPEKIAFGLGLVPAMLRGQDYVEECDKYSWSEWLRLHNIPQRVNDEVFIAMSKALNFINPDEISSTVILTALNRFLQEKNGSKMAFLDGNPPERLCEPIVASIRERGGEVHLDSPLREIRLAADGSVRSFRIGGIQGQPGREVEADAYVSALPVDPLKLLLPDPWRQLPYFQKLDGLKGVPVINIHLWFDRKLTAIDHLLFSRSDLLSVYADMSNTCREYADPDRSMLELVFAPAAEWIGRSDDDIVAATLEELRRLFPDHFNGDDQAKLRKARVVKTPLSVYKTVPGCQQLRPSQQSPIANFFLAGDYTMQRYLASMEGAVLSGKLCAEAVSRQASALVQPVAV, encoded by the coding sequence ATGCGCGTCGCCATTGCCGGAGCAGGACTCGCCGGCCTGTCCTGTGCCAAATACCTCTGCGATGCCGGCCACACGCCGGTGCTGCTCGAGGGGCGCAACGTGCTCGGCGGCAAGGTGGCGGCCTGGCAGGACGAAGACGGCGACTGGTACGAAACCGGCCTGCACATCTTCTTTGGGGCCTACCCCAACATGCTGCAGCTGTTCGCGGAGCTGGGCATCGAGGATCGCCTGCAGTGGAAGGATCACGCGATGATCTTCAACCAGAAGGAGGCGCCAGGCACCTACAGCCGTTTCGATTTCCCCGACCTTCCCGCCCCTCTCAACGGTGTTGCCGCCATCCTCGGCAACAACGACATGCTCACCTGGCCCGAGAAGATCGCCTTCGGGCTCGGCCTGGTGCCCGCCATGCTCCGCGGCCAGGACTACGTGGAGGAGTGCGACAAATACTCCTGGTCGGAATGGCTGCGCCTTCACAACATTCCTCAGCGGGTGAACGATGAAGTGTTCATCGCCATGAGCAAGGCGCTCAACTTCATCAATCCCGATGAAATCTCCTCAACGGTGATCCTCACGGCCCTCAACCGCTTCCTGCAGGAGAAGAACGGCTCGAAGATGGCCTTCCTCGACGGCAACCCCCCAGAGCGTCTCTGTGAGCCGATCGTGGCCTCGATCCGGGAGCGCGGTGGCGAGGTGCACCTCGACAGCCCCCTGCGCGAGATCCGCCTGGCCGCCGATGGCAGCGTGCGCAGCTTCCGGATCGGCGGCATCCAGGGCCAGCCCGGCCGTGAGGTGGAGGCGGATGCCTACGTCAGCGCCCTGCCGGTGGATCCGCTCAAGCTCCTGCTGCCGGATCCCTGGCGCCAGCTGCCCTACTTCCAGAAGCTCGACGGGCTCAAGGGGGTGCCGGTGATCAACATTCATCTCTGGTTCGATCGAAAACTCACCGCGATCGACCATCTTCTGTTCAGTCGTTCGGACCTGCTCAGCGTCTACGCCGACATGAGCAACACCTGCCGCGAGTACGCCGACCCCGACCGCTCCATGCTCGAGCTGGTTTTCGCCCCTGCGGCGGAGTGGATCGGCCGCAGCGATGACGACATCGTGGCCGCCACCCTCGAGGAGCTGCGCCGCCTCTTCCCCGACCACTTCAACGGCGACGACCAGGCCAAGCTGCGCAAGGCCCGGGTGGTCAAAACCCCCCTCTCCGTCTACAAGACGGTGCCCGGCTGCCAGCAGCTGCGGCCCTCGCAGCAATCGCCGATCGCCAACTTCTTCCTGGCCGGCGACTACACGATGCAGCGCTATCTGGCTTCGATGGAAGGGGCAGTGCTGAGCGGCAAGCTGTGCGCCGAGGCGGTCAGCCGGCAGGCGTCCGCGCTGGTGCAGCCGGTGGCGGTGTGA
- a CDS encoding 1-acyl-sn-glycerol-3-phosphate acyltransferase codes for MSESKGLDSSDPLALLNPRPSLTYRLISYLLVFPLYRILFRGRTSGNRNVPTEGALVVVANHGSHFDPPLLGHALGRPVAFMAKAELFRVPLLGPIIRACGAYPVQRGASDREAIRVATARLAQGWATGVFIDGTRQLDGRVNQPQAGAALLAARAGVPLLPVAIVNSHRAMGAGRTWPRLVPIHIRIGQPIPPPASRRREDLLATTQACQDQINALLNEGLIRPGSERAALAPSSSDPAR; via the coding sequence TTGAGCGAATCCAAAGGGCTGGATTCCTCCGATCCGCTGGCGCTGTTGAATCCCCGCCCCAGCCTTACCTACCGGCTGATCAGCTATTTGCTGGTGTTCCCGCTCTACCGGATCCTGTTCCGTGGGCGCACCAGCGGCAATCGAAATGTGCCCACGGAGGGTGCACTGGTGGTGGTGGCCAACCACGGCTCCCACTTCGACCCGCCGTTGCTGGGCCACGCCTTGGGCCGACCCGTGGCCTTCATGGCAAAAGCAGAGCTGTTCAGGGTCCCCCTGCTGGGCCCGATCATTCGCGCCTGCGGGGCCTACCCGGTGCAGCGGGGGGCCAGCGACCGCGAAGCCATTCGGGTCGCCACAGCACGGCTGGCCCAGGGCTGGGCCACCGGGGTGTTCATCGATGGCACCCGGCAGCTGGACGGCCGCGTCAACCAGCCGCAGGCGGGCGCTGCTCTGCTGGCGGCACGGGCCGGCGTGCCGCTGCTACCGGTGGCGATCGTCAACAGCCACCGGGCCATGGGCGCAGGCCGTACCTGGCCACGCCTGGTGCCGATCCACATCCGTATCGGCCAGCCGATCCCGCCGCCCGCCTCGCGCCGTCGCGAAGACCTCCTGGCGACCACCCAGGCCTGCCAGGACCAGATCAATGCCTTGCTGAATGAGGGCCTGATCAGGCCCGGGTCTGAGCGTGCTGCGCTTGCGCCCAGTTCTTCAGATCCCGCCCGCTGA
- a CDS encoding Ycf34 family protein: MCICVDCHWVDRCQAYHAVERQHGVEHLAVAPDFRPVDPRIHVQVMDLPENRVGVEWDVRSCASFQAEPGRWQRLRPLAAVPR; the protein is encoded by the coding sequence ATGTGCATCTGCGTGGATTGCCACTGGGTGGACCGCTGCCAGGCCTATCACGCGGTGGAGCGCCAGCACGGCGTCGAGCATCTCGCCGTTGCCCCCGACTTTCGCCCGGTGGATCCACGCATCCATGTGCAGGTGATGGATCTGCCGGAGAACCGCGTGGGCGTGGAGTGGGACGTGCGGTCCTGCGCCAGCTTCCAGGCTGAACCGGGTCGCTGGCAACGGCTGCGTCCTCTGGCGGCGGTCCCGCGGTGA
- the fabD gene encoding ACP S-malonyltransferase — MGIAWVFPGQGSQKLGMVGDLLDLPGARERFASASDLLGRDLLAICAGEPLSDPTAPADLNDTRNSQPALFVLESLLVDALKGMGRCAHLVAGHSLGELVALYAAGVFDLEAGLALMRQRSELMAAAGGGSMTAVIGFNREELDERIAASEGVVIANDNSASQVVLSGSTEAVQALCQRINCKRAIPLAVSGAFHSPFMAEAAAAFRQLLEQVPFANAAIPVLSNTDPTPATDGALLKERLSEQMVTGVRWRETMDQFPRLAIETVVEVGPGNVLSGLLRRAVPGLATAQIGAAADLAL, encoded by the coding sequence ATGGGCATTGCCTGGGTGTTTCCCGGCCAGGGATCGCAGAAGCTGGGAATGGTGGGTGATCTGCTCGATCTGCCCGGAGCGCGCGAGCGGTTTGCTTCTGCTTCGGATCTCCTGGGCAGGGATCTGCTGGCGATCTGCGCCGGTGAACCGCTCAGTGATCCCACCGCACCGGCCGACCTGAACGACACCCGCAACAGCCAGCCGGCCCTGTTCGTGCTGGAAAGCCTGCTGGTCGATGCGCTCAAGGGGATGGGGCGCTGCGCCCACCTTGTGGCCGGACACAGCCTTGGGGAGCTGGTGGCGCTCTACGCCGCTGGTGTCTTCGACCTTGAGGCAGGCCTGGCCCTGATGCGGCAGCGAAGCGAGCTGATGGCCGCCGCAGGTGGCGGGTCGATGACCGCCGTGATCGGCTTCAACCGGGAGGAGCTGGACGAACGGATCGCCGCCAGCGAAGGGGTGGTGATCGCCAACGACAACAGCGCCTCCCAAGTGGTGCTCTCCGGCAGCACCGAGGCGGTTCAGGCCCTGTGCCAGAGAATCAACTGCAAGCGGGCGATCCCCTTGGCTGTGTCGGGGGCCTTCCATTCCCCCTTCATGGCAGAAGCCGCGGCCGCCTTTCGCCAGCTCCTGGAGCAGGTCCCATTCGCCAATGCGGCCATTCCGGTGCTCAGCAACACCGATCCCACCCCGGCCACTGACGGCGCCCTGCTCAAGGAGCGCCTGAGCGAGCAGATGGTCACGGGGGTGCGCTGGCGCGAAACCATGGACCAGTTCCCGCGGCTAGCAATCGAAACCGTGGTGGAGGTCGGGCCGGGCAACGTGCTGAGCGGCCTGCTGCGCCGGGCAGTCCCCGGCCTCGCCACCGCCCAGATCGGCGCGGCGGCCGACCTGGCGCTTTGA
- a CDS encoding LysR family transcriptional regulator, producing MADLPFTLDQLRILRAIASEGSFKKAADSLYVTQPAVSLQIQNLEKQLDVSLFDRGGRKAQLTEAGHLLLSYCDRILGQCQEACRALDDLHNLKGGSLIVGASQTTGTYLMPRMIGLFRQKYPDVSVQLQVHSTRRTSWSVANGQVDLAIIGGELPGELNDLLQVIPYASDELALVLPVNHPLARLPELHKDDLYRLSFVCLDAQSTTRKMVDQLLARSGLEVQRLKIEMELNSFEAIKNAVQSGLGAAFLPVVSIERELATGSLHRPNVTDLLVRRQLKLITHPARYCSRASEAFRREVLPVFASPDSPLRQTPRTSPPAEAATTVLQPAP from the coding sequence ATGGCTGATCTGCCGTTCACCCTTGATCAGCTGCGCATCCTGCGGGCCATCGCCAGCGAAGGCAGCTTCAAGAAGGCTGCCGACAGCCTTTACGTCACCCAGCCGGCGGTGAGCCTGCAGATCCAGAACCTGGAGAAGCAGCTCGATGTGTCGCTCTTCGACCGGGGCGGCCGCAAGGCCCAGCTCACCGAGGCGGGTCATCTCCTGCTCAGCTACTGCGACCGCATCCTGGGCCAGTGCCAGGAGGCCTGCCGCGCCCTCGACGACCTGCACAACCTCAAGGGCGGTTCCCTGATCGTGGGCGCCAGCCAGACCACCGGCACCTACCTGATGCCGCGCATGATCGGCCTGTTCCGGCAGAAGTATCCCGACGTGTCGGTGCAGCTGCAGGTGCACAGCACCCGGCGCACCAGTTGGAGCGTGGCCAACGGCCAGGTGGATCTGGCGATCATCGGCGGTGAGCTGCCCGGCGAGCTCAACGACCTGCTTCAGGTGATTCCTTACGCCAGCGATGAACTGGCCCTGGTGCTGCCGGTGAACCATCCCCTCGCCCGCCTGCCGGAACTCCACAAGGACGACCTCTACCGGCTCAGCTTCGTCTGCCTTGATGCCCAGTCCACCACCCGCAAGATGGTGGACCAGCTGCTGGCCCGCTCCGGCCTGGAAGTGCAGCGGCTCAAGATCGAGATGGAGCTCAATTCCTTCGAGGCGATCAAGAACGCCGTGCAGTCGGGATTGGGTGCCGCCTTCCTGCCGGTGGTGTCGATCGAGCGGGAACTGGCGACTGGATCCCTGCACCGTCCCAACGTGACCGACCTGCTGGTGCGCCGCCAGCTGAAGCTGATCACCCATCCGGCCCGCTACTGCTCCAGGGCTTCGGAAGCCTTCCGCCGCGAGGTGCTGCCGGTGTTCGCCAGCCCCGACAGCCCCTTGCGGCAGACCCCCCGCACCAGCCCTCCGGCCGAAGCCGCCACCACGGTGCTTCAGCCCGCCCCTTGA
- a CDS encoding NAD(P)H-quinone oxidoreductase subunit M, translated as MADDLLLKSTTRHVRLFTARLEGGELVPDPHQLTLDLDPDNEFLWDAGVLQKVQQRFRDLVAGFAGAELTEYNLRRIGSELEGTIRQLLQAGELRYNPDARVLNYSMGLPRSAAST; from the coding sequence ATGGCCGACGACCTGCTGCTCAAGTCCACCACCCGTCATGTGCGGCTGTTCACGGCACGGCTCGAGGGGGGTGAACTGGTCCCCGACCCGCACCAGCTGACCCTCGACCTCGACCCGGACAACGAGTTCCTCTGGGACGCCGGCGTGCTGCAGAAGGTGCAGCAGCGTTTCCGTGATCTGGTGGCCGGTTTCGCCGGCGCCGAGCTCACCGAATACAACCTGCGCCGCATCGGTTCGGAGCTGGAGGGCACGATCCGCCAGCTGCTGCAGGCGGGCGAACTCCGCTACAACCCGGACGCGCGGGTTCTCAACTACTCCATGGGCCTGCCCCGCAGTGCCGCTTCCACATGA
- a CDS encoding YdcF family protein, which translates to MRRLVLLTLLTAGSFWLGRSLLLPPASPPQLILVLGGDVKREKVAGRLATQYRLPVVVSGGSNPEYARWLFDQEGLRQQQYRLDYRAHDTLSNFTTVVDDLRRGGIRHVLLVTSSDHMDRALLVGRVVAGSRGIQLTPVAVSCGEHCHPESLPKRWGDGLRAVVWVLSGRDLKNWAQAQHAQTRA; encoded by the coding sequence ATGCGCCGCCTGGTGCTGCTGACGTTGCTGACGGCGGGCAGCTTCTGGCTGGGACGTTCCCTGCTGCTGCCGCCGGCTTCGCCGCCCCAGCTCATCCTCGTGCTGGGCGGTGACGTGAAGCGCGAGAAGGTGGCCGGGCGCTTGGCGACGCAATACCGTCTGCCGGTGGTGGTCAGCGGCGGCAGCAACCCGGAATACGCCCGCTGGCTGTTCGATCAGGAAGGCCTGCGGCAGCAGCAATACCGGCTGGATTACCGCGCCCATGACACGCTTTCCAACTTCACCACCGTGGTGGATGATCTGCGCCGTGGCGGCATCCGTCACGTGCTGCTGGTCACCAGCAGTGATCACATGGACCGGGCCCTGCTGGTCGGCCGGGTGGTGGCCGGCAGCCGCGGCATCCAGCTGACGCCCGTGGCGGTGTCCTGCGGGGAGCACTGCCATCCTGAGAGCCTCCCCAAGCGCTGGGGCGACGGCCTGCGGGCCGTGGTGTGGGTGCTCAGCGGGCGGGATCTGAAGAACTGGGCGCAAGCGCAGCACGCTCAGACCCGGGCCTGA
- a CDS encoding alpha/beta fold hydrolase, with translation MTHPLASTAPSPASSSWTWQGHIIRYRCLAGPEPAGLQRVVLIHGFGASLGHWRHNLPVIASRFSVCAIDLLGFGASDKPRSRLADEAEQPGAVRYCFDLWAEQVADFVQKVALQHAPSARVHLVGNSIGGVVALRAAQLLVARGVPLAQVILIDCAQRTLDEKRVAELPLLERWSRPLVKQLVRQRWLVAPLFRALARPAFIRQVLERAYPSGANIDDALVELLHRPSTDAGAPESFRGFVNLFDDHLAPELLAELTVPVRMLWGAEDPWEAPAEAERWARLFPCVQELKVLPGLGHCPHDEAPERVNPILLDWLQAEAGATAEVQRAWEIT, from the coding sequence TTGACCCACCCGCTGGCTTCCACCGCGCCCAGCCCTGCCTCCTCCTCCTGGACCTGGCAGGGTCACATCATTCGCTACCGCTGCCTCGCCGGCCCCGAACCGGCGGGGCTTCAACGTGTGGTGCTGATCCACGGGTTCGGCGCGAGCCTGGGCCACTGGCGCCACAACCTGCCGGTGATCGCCAGCCGCTTCTCGGTGTGCGCCATCGATCTGCTCGGATTCGGCGCCAGCGACAAGCCGCGCTCCCGCCTGGCCGATGAAGCAGAGCAGCCCGGAGCGGTGCGCTACTGCTTCGATCTGTGGGCCGAGCAGGTGGCGGATTTCGTGCAGAAGGTGGCCCTGCAGCACGCTCCCTCCGCCCGCGTGCATCTGGTGGGCAACTCGATCGGCGGCGTGGTGGCCCTAAGGGCGGCCCAGCTGCTGGTGGCCCGAGGCGTTCCGCTGGCCCAGGTGATCCTGATCGACTGCGCCCAGCGCACGTTGGATGAAAAGCGCGTGGCGGAACTGCCGCTGCTGGAGCGCTGGAGCCGTCCCCTGGTGAAGCAACTGGTGCGGCAGCGCTGGCTGGTGGCTCCCCTGTTCCGCGCCCTGGCCCGGCCCGCCTTCATCCGTCAGGTGCTGGAGCGGGCTTACCCCAGCGGCGCCAACATCGACGACGCCCTGGTGGAGCTGCTGCACCGGCCCAGTACCGATGCCGGAGCGCCCGAGAGCTTCCGCGGCTTCGTCAACCTGTTCGACGACCACCTGGCACCGGAGCTGCTTGCCGAGCTCACCGTGCCGGTGCGCATGCTGTGGGGAGCAGAGGATCCGTGGGAAGCGCCAGCCGAAGCCGAACGCTGGGCGCGCCTCTTCCCCTGCGTGCAGGAACTGAAGGTGCTGCCGGGGTTGGGACACTGCCCCCACGACGAAGCTCCCGAACGGGTGAATCCGATCCTGCTGGACTGGCTGCAGGCGGAGGCCGGGGCCACTGCAGAGGTTCAGCGGGCCTGGGAGATCACGTAG
- a CDS encoding RNA-binding protein, with protein sequence MSVRLYVGNLPQTFDAAELDALFTSIAEGVRFKTVQDRETGACRGFGFANVEDEKLADTVIEQLNGHDFGGNSLRIERSERRDSRPGTGDRRPAAGGAAPVAARKAVNKVVHSDTITEGAPDPRWAGELAKLKSLLANQTATTV encoded by the coding sequence ATGAGTGTTCGTCTCTACGTCGGCAATCTGCCGCAGACTTTCGATGCCGCCGAGCTCGATGCTCTGTTCACTTCCATCGCCGAGGGCGTGCGCTTCAAGACCGTTCAGGACAGGGAAACGGGTGCCTGCCGTGGTTTCGGTTTCGCCAATGTCGAGGATGAGAAACTGGCCGACACCGTGATCGAGCAGCTCAACGGCCACGACTTCGGCGGCAACAGCCTGCGCATCGAGCGCTCCGAGCGCCGTGACAGCCGCCCCGGCACCGGCGATCGCCGGCCCGCCGCCGGCGGTGCCGCTCCTGTGGCGGCCCGCAAGGCCGTCAACAAGGTGGTGCACAGTGACACCATCACCGAAGGCGCCCCCGATCCGCGTTGGGCCGGTGAGCTCGCCAAACTGAAATCCCTGCTGGCCAACCAGACAGCCACCACGGTCTGA
- a CDS encoding poly-A polymerase has product MPEWSPNAAILAGQASVPLDLAAATALLRRRLATERWPVPPAAFPAGTALVGGAVRDGLLGRLGERPDLDLVVPVEAIALGERLSREHGGRCVVLDQERSIARLVIRGWSVDLARQAGADLATDLLRRDFCLNALALPLAASSQLLDPSGGLTDLAAGLIRAVSEANLLDDPLRLLRGERLAAELGFHLDATSAAWIQHHSRRIDQVAVERVRVELEKLAACAGGGEGLARVLTIGLLDAWRQPDAVEGGAAGNEAAGAALRQLTPAAAAARGLSEDEARVALPLARLATLLDAASWGRLHASRALQRRCGLLRSWRAQLEGPGGVRDPAAPFGSEREQVHFHRDLEDDLPALLLMLPLPFAREWLPRWRDPGDPLFHPRPPLDGTELQQRLGLAPSRRLGELLAHLTIERAFGRLESSEEALAAARRWLAGPAP; this is encoded by the coding sequence ATGCCTGAGTGGTCTCCGAATGCAGCCATTCTGGCGGGCCAGGCCAGCGTGCCTCTGGATCTGGCCGCCGCCACGGCTCTGCTGCGCCGCCGCCTGGCGACGGAACGCTGGCCGGTGCCTCCGGCGGCCTTTCCTGCGGGCACCGCCCTGGTGGGTGGCGCCGTGCGCGATGGCCTGCTCGGGCGGCTGGGGGAGCGGCCCGACCTCGATCTGGTGGTGCCGGTGGAGGCCATTGCCCTGGGCGAGCGGCTGAGCCGGGAGCACGGTGGTCGCTGCGTGGTGCTGGATCAGGAGCGCTCGATCGCCCGGCTGGTGATCCGGGGCTGGAGCGTGGATCTGGCCCGCCAGGCCGGCGCGGACCTGGCCACCGATCTGCTGCGCCGCGACTTCTGTCTCAACGCCCTGGCCCTGCCCTTGGCGGCGAGCAGCCAGCTGCTCGACCCGAGCGGCGGCCTGACCGATCTGGCGGCGGGACTGATCCGGGCCGTGAGCGAAGCGAACCTGCTGGACGACCCGCTGCGACTGCTGCGAGGTGAGCGACTGGCCGCGGAACTGGGCTTTCACCTCGACGCCACCAGCGCAGCCTGGATCCAGCACCACAGCCGCCGGATCGACCAAGTGGCCGTGGAGCGCGTGCGGGTGGAGCTGGAGAAGCTGGCGGCGTGCGCCGGCGGCGGCGAAGGGCTGGCCCGGGTGCTGACGATCGGCCTGCTGGACGCCTGGCGCCAGCCGGACGCTGTGGAAGGCGGTGCAGCCGGCAATGAAGCCGCCGGTGCCGCATTGCGACAGCTCACCCCGGCGGCGGCCGCAGCCAGGGGCCTGAGCGAAGACGAAGCCCGCGTGGCCCTGCCCCTGGCGCGCCTGGCCACGCTGCTTGATGCCGCCAGCTGGGGGCGGCTGCACGCCAGCCGGGCGCTGCAGCGACGCTGCGGTCTGCTGCGGAGCTGGCGGGCGCAGCTGGAGGGGCCCGGCGGGGTGCGGGATCCCGCCGCCCCGTTCGGCTCGGAACGGGAGCAGGTGCACTTTCACCGCGACCTGGAGGACGACCTGCCCGCCCTGCTGCTCATGCTGCCGCTGCCGTTTGCGCGGGAGTGGCTGCCCCGCTGGCGTGATCCGGGCGATCCTCTCTTTCATCCCAGGCCCCCGCTCGACGGCACGGAACTGCAGCAGCGGCTGGGGCTGGCCCCGTCACGGCGGCTGGGCGAACTGCTGGCCCACCTGACGATCGAGCGCGCCTTCGGCCGCCTGGAGAGCAGCGAGGAGGCCCTGGCGGCGGCGCGTCGCTGGCTGGCTGGACCGGCGCCGTGA
- the tsaB gene encoding tRNA (adenosine(37)-N6)-threonylcarbamoyltransferase complex dimerization subunit type 1 TsaB — MDAPAWGLALHSSSEVLGVALQSLLEPETPPLIHTFPLGRRLSNDLLACVEEVLPACRWPQLARLAVATGPGGFTGTRLTVVMARTLAQQLALPLDGVSSFLLVARRLWQDGEPLTAADPFWLLHELPRRGVVAGAYGLDAGAPGGVVERQPPRLFADADAVPPGPRLPAVVEARADVAQLLAFSKAAAMAGGPAPWSTVLPIYPTSPVGGEG, encoded by the coding sequence ATGGACGCTCCTGCCTGGGGCCTGGCCCTGCACAGCAGCAGCGAGGTGCTGGGAGTGGCGCTCCAGTCGCTGCTGGAGCCGGAGACGCCGCCCTTGATCCACACCTTCCCGCTGGGGCGCCGGCTCTCCAACGATCTGCTCGCCTGCGTGGAGGAGGTATTGCCAGCCTGCCGCTGGCCGCAGCTGGCACGGCTGGCGGTGGCCACCGGGCCCGGTGGCTTCACTGGCACCCGGCTCACCGTAGTGATGGCCCGCACGCTGGCCCAGCAGCTGGCTCTGCCCCTTGATGGTGTCAGCAGTTTCCTGCTGGTGGCGCGGCGCCTCTGGCAGGACGGAGAGCCGCTGACGGCCGCCGATCCGTTCTGGCTGCTGCACGAGCTGCCGCGCCGGGGTGTGGTGGCGGGTGCCTACGGGCTCGATGCAGGGGCTCCAGGGGGGGTGGTGGAGCGCCAGCCGCCGCGCCTGTTCGCCGATGCCGATGCCGTGCCTCCTGGCCCACGGCTGCCGGCGGTGGTGGAAGCCAGAGCCGATGTGGCCCAGTTGCTCGCCTTCAGCAAGGCGGCGGCGATGGCCGGCGGGCCGGCCCCCTGGAGCACGGTGCTGCCGATCTATCCCACCAGCCCCGTGGGGGGAGAGGGTTGA
- a CDS encoding phytoene synthase, giving the protein MSVLAASPTAASLRSGLNLEHAYEACRQETAQWAKTFYLGTLLMPPAKRRAIWAIYVWCRRTDELMDSPQAQRLPTDQLAERLDRWEARTRRLFAGEVHDALDLAMVDTIQRYPQPLQPYLDMIEGQRMDLVCHRYASFDELQLYCYRVAGTVGLMTQEVMGLDPAYTTAPWSERPDTSEAAVALGIANQLTNILRDVGEDRSRGRIYLPQEDLQRFNYSESDLMAGLLNENWRALMAFQLQRARYWFGRSEAGVRWLAADARWPVWASLRLYRGILTVIEQLNYDVFNHRAYVPKPFKLLDLPLSYVISQAR; this is encoded by the coding sequence GTGAGCGTGCTGGCCGCTTCACCCACCGCCGCTTCCCTCCGCTCCGGCCTGAACCTGGAGCACGCCTACGAGGCCTGCCGCCAGGAAACCGCTCAGTGGGCCAAGACCTTCTATCTCGGCACCCTGCTGATGCCCCCCGCCAAGCGGCGGGCCATCTGGGCGATCTACGTGTGGTGCCGCCGCACCGACGAACTGATGGACAGCCCCCAGGCGCAGCGGCTGCCCACAGACCAACTCGCCGAGCGGCTCGATCGCTGGGAAGCCCGCACCCGCCGGCTGTTTGCCGGCGAGGTGCACGATGCGCTCGATCTGGCCATGGTGGACACCATCCAGCGCTATCCCCAGCCGCTCCAGCCCTACCTCGACATGATCGAGGGGCAGCGCATGGACTTGGTCTGCCATCGCTACGCCAGCTTCGATGAACTGCAGCTCTATTGCTATCGGGTGGCCGGCACCGTGGGCCTGATGACCCAGGAAGTGATGGGGCTTGATCCGGCCTACACCACGGCCCCCTGGAGCGAACGGCCCGACACTTCCGAAGCGGCGGTGGCCCTTGGCATCGCCAACCAGCTCACCAATATCCTGCGCGATGTGGGCGAAGACCGCAGCCGTGGCCGCATCTATCTGCCGCAGGAAGATCTGCAGCGCTTCAACTACTCGGAATCCGACCTGATGGCGGGGCTGCTCAATGAAAACTGGCGGGCCCTGATGGCCTTTCAGTTGCAACGCGCCCGCTACTGGTTCGGCCGTTCGGAGGCGGGGGTGCGCTGGCTGGCGGCCGATGCCCGCTGGCCGGTGTGGGCCTCGCTGCGGCTGTATCGCGGCATTCTCACAGTGATCGAGCAACTCAACTACGACGTTTTCAACCACCGGGCCTACGTTCCCAAGCCCTTCAAGCTGCTCGACCTGCCGCTCTCCTACGTGATCTCCCAGGCCCGCTGA
- a CDS encoding DUF3172 domain-containing protein, whose product MTRSRDGSAFSRGDGRGSRGRSSADYAGSDYASSDYAYDRRGSRYDAADERDPGDRSRAARPTRNGGGGGGGGATPGGGGGKPGGGPFVFNVATIAVLAGVLVVGIGIGTALSSNTAGNQGNIASSQQLDLAVPDPEFCKQWGASAFVMDVELYTTMNPSSSFVTQPTLQPGCVIRRENWSVLQKEGAVTSEQMRQCKQRMNTFAYIGSIRDKPIVRCVYQTDISGNKFQTRGIAGAADDAVGITPEGDQF is encoded by the coding sequence ATGACCCGCTCCCGTGATGGCAGCGCCTTCTCCAGAGGCGATGGCAGAGGCAGCCGCGGCCGCTCCAGCGCCGATTACGCCGGGTCGGACTACGCCAGCTCCGACTACGCCTACGACCGCCGCGGCTCCCGTTACGACGCCGCCGATGAGCGGGATCCCGGCGACCGCTCCCGCGCCGCCCGCCCCACCCGCAACGGGGGTGGCGGCGGTGGCGGTGGTGCCACACCGGGTGGGGGTGGTGGCAAACCCGGAGGCGGCCCCTTCGTGTTCAACGTGGCCACGATCGCGGTGCTGGCCGGGGTGCTCGTGGTGGGCATCGGCATCGGCACGGCCCTCTCCAGCAACACCGCGGGCAACCAGGGCAACATCGCCAGCAGCCAGCAACTCGACCTGGCCGTGCCCGACCCCGAGTTCTGCAAGCAGTGGGGTGCGAGCGCCTTCGTGATGGACGTGGAGCTCTACACCACCATGAACCCAAGCAGCAGCTTCGTGACCCAGCCGACGCTGCAGCCGGGCTGTGTGATCCGCCGCGAGAACTGGAGCGTGCTGCAGAAGGAGGGCGCCGTCACCTCCGAGCAGATGCGCCAGTGCAAGCAGCGCATGAACACCTTCGCCTACATCGGCTCGATCCGCGACAAGCCGATCGTCCGCTGCGTCTACCAGACCGACATCAGCGGCAACAAGTTTCAGACCCGGGGCATTGCCGGCGCTGCCGACGACGCCGTGGGCATCACCCCGGAAGGCGACCAGTTCTGA